DNA sequence from the Methylomonas albis genome:
GAGTCGGATTGATTCCGACATGACGTAAAGTCACATCGGAATCAGGTGCGATACTGGCACCGACCAGAAAGAACGCCGCCGAGGAAATGTCGCTAGGTACGTCGATTTGCGTTGCGGTGAGTTTGCCTTGGTTGTTGATACGCGCGGTACTGTCTTGGCGTGTAACGGGATAACCGAACCCGTTCAGCATTCGCTCGGTGTGGTCACGAGTCGGTGCCGGCTCAGTCACACTGGTTTCGCCTTCCGCGTACATGCCAGCCAGCAACAAACAGGATTTGACCTGGGCGCTAGCGATAGGCATATCGTAATGAATACCCTGCAATTTTCCAGCTTTGCCTTTGATATGCAGCGGAGCAGTACCGTTTTCCTGCGTAATAATCTCAGCGCCCATCAGCGCCAATGGCGCCGTCACCCGTTTCATCGGCCGTGACTCCAACGACTTGTCACCGGTCAACACGCAATCAAACGGTTGGCCGGCCAACAAACCCGACAGCAAACGCATCGAAGTACCGGAGTTGCCCAGATACAAAGGTTTCTCGGGCGCTTTCAGGCCATGCTTGCCCACGCCGTGTATCGTCACTTCACCATTGACAGGCCCTTCAATTTCCACGCCCATGGCCCGGAAGGCTTCCAGGGTCGAGATGGCATCCTCCGCATTCAAAAAACCGGTGACGTGCGTAACACCTTCCGCCAGTGAACCCAGCATAATCGAACGGTGCGACATGGACTTATCGCCCGGCACACGGATTTCGCCGCGCAAACTACCGCCCGGCTGCACTTGAAAAGTAATAGTTTGTGACATGTTAATCTTCTTAGTCTTCTTGTTGATCGAGAAAACGCTGCCGGGCATTTCTGGCATACGTAAAGGTTTCGAACAATTGCACGGATTGATCTTCAACCAGCAATTGTTCTATTTTGCTTAATTCCGCTTGAAATTGGCGAATCAAAGGCACGATTTCCTGCTTGTTCGCCAGGCAGATGTCTTGCCACATCGTTGGGTCGCTGGAGGCGATACGGCTGAAATCCCTGAAACCGCCGGCGGCATATTTAAATATCTCGCGCTGCTCGTCCTTGCGCCCCAACAAACCGACCAAGGCGAAAGCCAGAATATGTGGCAAATGGCTGGTGGCGGCCAGCACGGTATCGTGATGTTCTACCGACATCACCGAAACGCTGGAGCCGATTTTTTCCCAAAACGCATGGATTTTGGCCAACGCCTGCTGATCGGTGTTGTCTAGCGGCGTCAGGATCAGGCGGCGATTGACAAACAAATCGACGGTTGACGCGTCGACCCCGCTACGTTCCGCGCCGGCAATAGGATGAGCCGGTACAAAATTCGTCGGTACGCTGCCGAAAACCGCTTCGAGCGCAGATACCACGCTGCCTTTGGTGCTACCGGCATCGCTATAAATAGCATTCGGATTCCAATGCGGTTTAATTTGTTCGAAAATAGCCTGCATGCTACCAACCGGCGTGGCGACGATTACGCAATCGGTATTTTTCAGTGCGGCACCAATGTCGGTATAAAGCTCATCGATAACACCCAGCTGTTTGGCCAATTGCATATTCGGCAGATTTTTCTCCCGGCCATAGGCGACGACTTCGCGACATAAACCTTGCGCGCGCGCAGCCCTGGCAATCGAACCGCCGATCAAACCAATGCCGATGACGCACAGGCGGTTAAACACCGCTCAACACCTCGCGCAATGCTTTTATGAATATGGCGTTTTCGCGCTCGGTGCCTATGCTGACCCGCAAATGCTTGGGCATTTCGTAATTGGCCACCGGCCGCACGATCACACCCTTGCGCAGCAACGCATCATAAATCGGCAAAGCCGGCTGCTTGACATCAACCGAAACGAAGTTGCCGGATGATGGTATCCACGGCAAATCCAATGCCTTGAACGCTTCGGTTAATTGCGCCATGCCGGCGCTATTCAGCGTCACTGTCTGTTCTAAATAGTCGGTATCATCCAGTGCGGCTTCCGCTGCAGCCAAAGCCAACATGCTGCAATTGAAAGGCTGGCGTACCCGGTTTAACAAATCGGCGACATCCGGAGAGGAAATTCCGTAACCGATGCGCATACCCGCCAAACCATAAGCTTTGGAAAAAGTACGGGCAATGATTAAATTGGGGTAGCGATTCGGCCAATCCAGTGACTCGGTTCTAACCACGGGATCGACGAACTCATAATAAGCCTCGTCCAATACGCACAGCGCATGAGCTGGCAAATCGGCAATAAAACTTTCCAATTCCTTTTTATCCAGCAAGGTACCGGTCGGATTATTGGGATTGGCGATAAACACTAGGCGTGTTTGCGGACCAATTTGTTCGCGCATCGCAGTCAAATCATGACCGTATTGTTTAGCCGGCACGACTTTGGCTTTGGCGCCAACGGCCTGCGTCAGAATCGGATACAACGCAAACGCATGCTGAGAAAATACCACTTCCAATTTCGGGGTGACGAAAGTCCGCATCACCAATTCCAGAATCTCGCTGGAGCCATTACCCAAGGTAATTTGTTCAGGCAACACACTTAACTTAGCGGATAGCGCTGCTTTCAAGGCAAAACCACTACCATCAGGATAACGGGTTAGCTCGGGCAATGTGGCTTGAATGGCCGCCGCGACTTTGGCACCAGTACCAAGAGGGTTTTCGTTGGAAGCCAGCTTAATAACTTCTGCTATACCTAGCTCACGCTGTAATTCGTCGACCGGCTTACCGGGCACATAAGGTACCAGCTGCTGAACACCGGCAATAGCAAGTTCTAAAAATTTGTTCATCGACCTAAGATTAAATAACGGCTTTTGGATAAGAGCCGAGGATTTTCAACATTTTGACATTATTTTGCAGGGTTTCCAGCGCTTTAGCGACATCGACATCGTCGCGATGACCATCAATATCAATAAAAAACACGTATTCCCACAAGCCCTGCCGCGACGGCCGGGATTCGATATGAGCCATGCTGATACCGTATTCGGCAAACGGTCCCAAAATCTTGTGTAGCGCGCCGGCTTGATTGCCGGTTGATACTAAAATAGAGGTCTTATCAAGTCCGGTGGATGCCGGCTGCTGCTTGCCGATGACGATAAAGCGTGTGGTATTGTTGGATTCATCCTCGATATGCTGTTCAATGATATTCAACTCATATAACTCGGCGGCCATTAAACCTGCAATCGCCGCTTTATTGTGATCCAAAGACGCCAATCTGGCCGCTTCGGCATTACTGCTCACCGCCGTGCAAGGCACGCCAGGCAAATAGCTATTTAGCCATTGCCGACATTGCGCTAAGGATTGTTGATGCGAATAGACTTCGTTAATCGCCGCTAAAGCATCCATTTTGCCGAGCAGGTTTTGATGCACGCGAATTTCAACTTCGCCGCAGATTTGCAGTGAAGTAGTCATGAACCGATCCAGGGTATGCGCAATCACGCCTTCGGTGGAATTTTCCACCGGCACCACACCGAATTGGCAATGACCGGTTTCCACCGCTAGAAAAATCTCCGGGATGGTCGCAGCCGGAATGCCCTTCACGGCATGGCCGAAATGTTTGAAGGTCGCTTGCTGAGTAAAGGTGCCGACCGGCCCCAAAAAGGCGACCTCCAGGGGCTTTTCCAAAGCCAAACACGCCGACATTAGCTCTCGAAACAGATGCACCATCGCATCGTCGCCCAGCGGGCCCGGATTCAACTCCTTGATCCGACGCAATACCTGAGCTTCGCGATCTGCCCGGTAAAAACTGCCGGTCTCGCCTTCGGCCATTTTGGTTCTGGCAACTTCGATAGCACACTCGGCGCGTTGATTAAACAGTTGCAGTAACTGCCTATCGATAGAATCGATACGGTCGCGCAATTCAGACAAAGGGATAATCGCCGTCATACCGATAGCTAGTGAGTGCGTTCGAACTCAGCCATGAAATCGATCAAGGCATCGACGCCGGCTTCCGGCATGGCATTGTAAATACTGGCGCGCATGCCACCGACCGACCGGTGACCAGGTAATGAACCTAGACCGCTTTTTTCGGCCAATCCTAAAAACTCCTTATCAAGCGCCGCATCAGCCAATACAAACGGCACATTCATTCGGGAACGGTATTCTTTCACCACCGGGTTGCTATATAGCGTGGACTGATCGATAGCCTGATACAACTTGCCGGCCTTGTGTACATTATGTTGTTCAATCGCCGCGATACCGCCTTGCTGTTTCAACCATTGCAGCACTAAGCCCAGCAAATACCAATTATAGGTGGCCGGTGTGTTCAACATGGAATCGGCTTTTGCTTGCTGTTGATAATCGAACACCGCAGGCACGGTTCTCGGTGCCAAACCGACCAAATCATCGCGAACGATGACTACGGTCACGCCGGAAGGCCCCATGTTTTTTTGCGTACCGGCATAAATAATGCCGTAGCGACTGACATCGACCGAACGCGACAAAATATTCGAGGACATATCGCACACCAGCGGCAGGTCGCCAACATCAGGAACGTCGGAAAACTCCACACCATGGATGGTTTCGTTGGAGGTGTAATGCAAATACGCTGCATCAGCATCGATAGCCCAACTATCAAATGCCGGTATCGTGGTAAACGCGCTGTCTTCAGAGCTAGCCGCAATGTTGACTTCGCAATATTTGCCGGCCTCCTTGATCGAACTGGTAGACCAAGCCCCGGTATTCACATAACTGGCTTTGGTTTTGCCGTTCAGAATATTTTGCGGAATCATCGCAAATTGCGCGCTAGCGCCGCCTTGCAGAAACAACACTTTGTAATTGGACGGGATAGCCAGCAATTCGATCAGATCGTTTCTCATGGCTTCGGCAATGGCCATAAAATGCTTGCCTCGATGACTCATTTCCATCACCGACATGCCGCTGTCTTGCCAATCCAGCATCTCTTGTTGAGCTTGCCGCAAAACCGGTTCCGGCAACATTGACGGACCGGCGCTAAAGTTATAAATCCTTGCCATATTTATTCCTCTTCTCCGCCAGATTCGGCGCTATCTGCTGGGACATCGGTTTCATCAATATCACCTTCGACGTCAATATCGCCTTCGACGTCATCTTCTTCATCGCCGAGACCATCAATTCGATCCACACCAACGACTCTTTCGCCCTTATCCAGACGAATCACGGTAACGCCTTGGGTATTTCTACCGACCACGGAAATTTCCTTGACTCGAGTCCGAACCAATATGCCGCCGTCAGTGATCAACATAATCTCATCGGTATCATTGACCAACACCGCACCTACTACTGCTCCATTACGCTCGGAGGTTTGAATCGCAATCAAACCCTGACCGCCACGTCTATGCTGGGTAAATTCTTCTAGTTTGGTACGCTTGCCGTAGCCGTTTTCGGTAATGTTCAGTACCGTGCCTTCGGTTGAGATAATCAGCGAAATGACTTTTTGGCCATCCTGTAAGCGAATGCCGCGCACCCCCGTAGCCGTTCTGCCCATCGACCGCACATCTGTTTCGTTGAAGCAGACGGCTTTGCCGTCGCTGCTAAACAGCAATACGTTTTGCTGGCCGTCGGTAATCGCCACGCCCACCAAAGTATCGTTTTCGTTTAAATCAATGGCGATTTTGCCGTTGCTACGTTGCCGCTCGAATTCAGGCAACGGGGTTTTCTTCACAGTGCCCGATGAGGTTGCCATAAAGATGTATTTATCGGCGCTATACTCGCGCACCGGCAACATCGCGTTGATTTTTTCGCCCTCTTCCAGTGGCAGCAAATTCACGAATGGCTTACCACGCGACGCCCGGCTAGCGACCGGTAAATTGAACACCCTTAACCAATAAACTTTACCGGCAGACGAGAAGCACAGAATGGTGTCATGGGTATTGGCGATAATTAATTTCTCGACAAAATCATTTTCCTTGGTCGCCGTCGCCGACTTGCCGCGACCACCGCGGCGCTGGGCTTTATAATCGCTCAAAGGTTGCGTTTTTACATAGCCTTCATGCGACATGGTGACTACCATATCTTCTTCGGTAATCAAGTCTTCCGCTGACAGATTGGAATAATCCTGGACAATTTCGGTGCGCCGCGGATCGGCGTATTGGTTTCTAATTTCCTCCAGCTCTTCGCGAATCACTTCCATCAAGCGCACATCGTTGCCGAGGATATGCAGGTATTCGTCAATCAACTCCAGCAATTGTTTGTATTCGTTGACGATTTTTTCTTGTTCCAAACCGGTCAAACGGTGCAGACGCAAATCCAAAATTGCTTGAGCCTGCGCCTCCGACAAGCGGTATGCGCCGTCCGCCAAGCCAAATTCAACGGATAAATCATCCGGCCGCGAACGGTCGGCGTCGGCTCTATCCAGCAACGCGGCAACCAAACCGGCTTTCCAGGTTTGAGCCAACAAACCCACTTTAGCTTCTTGCGGGTTCGGTGAGGATTTGATCAGCTCGATCATCTCGTCGATGTTAGCCAGCGCGACTGCCAGACCTTCCAGGGTATGCGCTCTTTCCCGCGCCTTGCGCAGGTTATAAATCGTTCTGCGGGTGACGATCTCGCGACGGTGATCGACAAACGCCGCCAGAATCTCTTTCAGACCCATTAAATGCGGCCGACCGTCGTACAGAGCGACCATATTGATACCAAATACGGTTTGCATCTGGGTTTGCTTGAACAGATTATTCAGCACCACTTCAGGTACTTCGCCACGCCGCAACTCGATGACCATGCGCATACCGTCTTTGTCGGACTCGTCTCGCAATCCGGAAATGCCTTCCAACTTACCTTCTTTAACCAACTCGGCAATTTTTTCCAAAAGGCGGGCTTTGTTGACTTGGTAAGGTAGCTCGGTGGTAATAATGGCTTGGCGACCGCTATCGCCAATATCCTCGAAATGACTGCGACCACGCAGATAGATACGCCCACGGCCGGTGGCGTAGGCTTCGAAAATGCCGGAAGCGCCATTGATAATACCGGCGGTCGGAAAATCCGGACCAGGTACAATTTCCATCAACTCGGGAATAGTCAGATCGGGGTTTTCGATCAAGGCTAAACAAGCGCTAATTATCTCGCCCAGATTATGCGGGGGAATGTTGGTGGCCATACCGACCGCGATACCAGACGAACCATTGACCAACAACGTGGGTACTCTGGTTGGCATCACGGTCGGCTCGGACTCGGACTCGTCGTAGTTGGCGACGAAATCGACAGTTTCCTTGTCCAGATCGGCCAGCAATTCGTGGGCGATTTTCGACATCCGTACTTCGGTGTACCGCATCGCCGCCGGCGAATCGCCGTCCACCGAACCAAAGTTACCTTGGCCGTCGATCAGCATGTAACGTAAAGAAAATGGCTGCGCCATCCGCACCATGGTGTCGTAGACCGCTGTATCACCGTGTGGGTGATATTTACCGATCACGTCACCGACGATACGCGCCGATTTTTTATAGGGTTTGTTCCAATCGTTTCCTAGTTCGTTCATCGCGTACAGTACGCGACGGTGCACCGGCTTGAGGCCGTCTCTGACATCGGGAAGTGCCCTGCCAACGATGACGCTCATAGCATAATCGAGGTAGGATTGTTTCATCTCGTCTTCGAGATTGACGGGGATAATTTCTTTAGCGAAGTCTGACATGGGTCCGTGGTTCCAGTGCAGTCGAAAGCTTATCGATCGACGGGTTGGCCTGCAGCATCAATTCCATTTAAGCATTGCTGACAGGTTTATAAAGCCGCCGATTATAGCAAACGCCACCATCTGCCGTCAGGCAAAAATCTCACTCAAAAAGTTTTGCATGGCTTGCCAAGAGCGGCGATCGGCAACTGCTTGATAAACTGTGCCGAAATCCGGATTGTTGGCGACAGGGTTGGTAAACGCATGCTTGGTATGACCGTAACTATGCAACTGCCAATCCGCACCCGCTTTAGTGAGCTCTTTTTGTATGGCACTTACTTGTTCAACAGATGCCATCGGATCATCGTAACCGTGCAACATCAACACCTTGGCCTTAATCCTAGGGTTAGCAAGATTTTCAGGCGCGCCGAGCAGTCCGTGAAACGATACTACCCCACGAATATCCACGCCAGTCCGCGCCAAATCCAGCGCGCATAAGCCACCAAAACAAAATCCAATCGCTGCAACTCTACCGTTATCAGCCCACGGCATCAGCTTGACCGTCAATAGCGCCGCATGCAAGCGCTGCTGAAGCTTTGCTCGGTCTGCTATAAAAGGCTGCATCAATGTGGCATTTTCTTCCGGACTTTTTCCTAGCACGCCTTTGCCATACATATCAGTAGCAAACGCTAGATACCCTAATTCCGCTAGTTTTAAAGCCTTGTCAGCCACAAACCGGTCTCGCCCACCCCACGCATGATGGATCAACACGACCGGCCTCTGCCCGATAATCGCATCGTCATAAGCAAAAAAACCTTCCAACACCGTATCGCGATCCAGGTAACTGACTGTGTTCGAGATTATCGCCATGAGCTTTTTCCTATTTTGTTGATCACAACTCACCGGTATGCTGCAAGGTTTGTAAAAAACCTTCTGACGCTGCTTCTACCATATCCAGTACCCGCTCGAAACCATAGCTGCCACCATAGTAGGGATCTGGCACTTCGCGTTGATTTACGTGTGGTGCGTAATCGAGAAAATGGCGAATCTTATGACTCAAATCTACCGGGCAGGCCTCTTTTAATATGGCGTGATTTTCATCATCCATTACCAAGATATGATCGAAGACTTCAAAGTCTGCGGATACCACCTTGCGCGCCCGCAGATGCTTTAATTCAACCCCCCTGTCACGAGCAGCTTTTTGCGCGCGTAGATCGGGAGCATCACCGGTGTGGTAGGCGTGGGTACCCGCTGAGTCGATTTCGAAGCGCTCAGACAGGTTTTTTGTTGTGACCAAATGAGCAAATACACCTTCTGCAGTAGGCGAACGACAGATATTGCCCATACAAACAAACAGAACCTTGATTTTCCGCATAGCTATAAAGTTTTTAAGATAGATGACGCTAAATTGTAAGCTATACTCAGTTCGCCTGTCTTCAGAGAGGTACTGAAAAGTCAGGTAAATTGAGAAAAATTAGAACGTATTAAGGAGTTTCGAATGTTGATGATGAACTGGCACTCTGTGGGGGTAAAAGTGGTTTCCATAACCATGTCTGTGCTCACATTGGTTGGCATAGCGATTTTGGTTGTGTATTCGAGCGTCGAGAAACAGAAGCTGATCGACCGAGAAATCCAGACATCGCGTCAGTTGCTAATTTTATCCGAATCGATTCGCGACAACGTGGTCAAAAAATGGG
Encoded proteins:
- the aroA gene encoding 3-phosphoshikimate 1-carboxyvinyltransferase — translated: MSQTITFQVQPGGSLRGEIRVPGDKSMSHRSIMLGSLAEGVTHVTGFLNAEDAISTLEAFRAMGVEIEGPVNGEVTIHGVGKHGLKAPEKPLYLGNSGTSMRLLSGLLAGQPFDCVLTGDKSLESRPMKRVTAPLALMGAEIITQENGTAPLHIKGKAGKLQGIHYDMPIASAQVKSCLLLAGMYAEGETSVTEPAPTRDHTERMLNGFGYPVTRQDSTARINNQGKLTATQIDVPSDISSAAFFLVGASIAPDSDVTLRHVGINPTRTGVIDILCLMGANIEVLNEREVGGEPVADLRVRSANLKGINIPEHLVPLAIDEFPVLFVAAACADGQTVLTGAEELRVKESDRIQVMADGLQILGVDAQPTKDGMVINGGGHIGAGEVESHGDHRIAMSFSIAGLRADGPITIRDCANVNTSFPEFRDLATHLGLALTSF
- a CDS encoding prephenate dehydrogenase, producing the protein MFNRLCVIGIGLIGGSIARAARAQGLCREVVAYGREKNLPNMQLAKQLGVIDELYTDIGAALKNTDCVIVATPVGSMQAIFEQIKPHWNPNAIYSDAGSTKGSVVSALEAVFGSVPTNFVPAHPIAGAERSGVDASTVDLFVNRRLILTPLDNTDQQALAKIHAFWEKIGSSVSVMSVEHHDTVLAATSHLPHILAFALVGLLGRKDEQREIFKYAAGGFRDFSRIASSDPTMWQDICLANKQEIVPLIRQFQAELSKIEQLLVEDQSVQLFETFTYARNARQRFLDQQED
- the hisC gene encoding histidinol-phosphate transaminase; translation: MNKFLELAIAGVQQLVPYVPGKPVDELQRELGIAEVIKLASNENPLGTGAKVAAAIQATLPELTRYPDGSGFALKAALSAKLSVLPEQITLGNGSSEILELVMRTFVTPKLEVVFSQHAFALYPILTQAVGAKAKVVPAKQYGHDLTAMREQIGPQTRLVFIANPNNPTGTLLDKKELESFIADLPAHALCVLDEAYYEFVDPVVRTESLDWPNRYPNLIIARTFSKAYGLAGMRIGYGISSPDVADLLNRVRQPFNCSMLALAAAEAALDDTDYLEQTVTLNSAGMAQLTEAFKALDLPWIPSSGNFVSVDVKQPALPIYDALLRKGVIVRPVANYEMPKHLRVSIGTERENAIFIKALREVLSGV
- the pheA gene encoding prephenate dehydratase; translated protein: MTAIIPLSELRDRIDSIDRQLLQLFNQRAECAIEVARTKMAEGETGSFYRADREAQVLRRIKELNPGPLGDDAMVHLFRELMSACLALEKPLEVAFLGPVGTFTQQATFKHFGHAVKGIPAATIPEIFLAVETGHCQFGVVPVENSTEGVIAHTLDRFMTTSLQICGEVEIRVHQNLLGKMDALAAINEVYSHQQSLAQCRQWLNSYLPGVPCTAVSSNAEAARLASLDHNKAAIAGLMAAELYELNIIEQHIEDESNNTTRFIVIGKQQPASTGLDKTSILVSTGNQAGALHKILGPFAEYGISMAHIESRPSRQGLWEYVFFIDIDGHRDDVDVAKALETLQNNVKMLKILGSYPKAVI
- the serC gene encoding 3-phosphoserine/phosphohydroxythreonine transaminase — translated: MARIYNFSAGPSMLPEPVLRQAQQEMLDWQDSGMSVMEMSHRGKHFMAIAEAMRNDLIELLAIPSNYKVLFLQGGASAQFAMIPQNILNGKTKASYVNTGAWSTSSIKEAGKYCEVNIAASSEDSAFTTIPAFDSWAIDADAAYLHYTSNETIHGVEFSDVPDVGDLPLVCDMSSNILSRSVDVSRYGIIYAGTQKNMGPSGVTVVIVRDDLVGLAPRTVPAVFDYQQQAKADSMLNTPATYNWYLLGLVLQWLKQQGGIAAIEQHNVHKAGKLYQAIDQSTLYSNPVVKEYRSRMNVPFVLADAALDKEFLGLAEKSGLGSLPGHRSVGGMRASIYNAMPEAGVDALIDFMAEFERTH
- the gyrA gene encoding DNA gyrase subunit A, whose amino-acid sequence is MSDFAKEIIPVNLEDEMKQSYLDYAMSVIVGRALPDVRDGLKPVHRRVLYAMNELGNDWNKPYKKSARIVGDVIGKYHPHGDTAVYDTMVRMAQPFSLRYMLIDGQGNFGSVDGDSPAAMRYTEVRMSKIAHELLADLDKETVDFVANYDESESEPTVMPTRVPTLLVNGSSGIAVGMATNIPPHNLGEIISACLALIENPDLTIPELMEIVPGPDFPTAGIINGASGIFEAYATGRGRIYLRGRSHFEDIGDSGRQAIITTELPYQVNKARLLEKIAELVKEGKLEGISGLRDESDKDGMRMVIELRRGEVPEVVLNNLFKQTQMQTVFGINMVALYDGRPHLMGLKEILAAFVDHRREIVTRRTIYNLRKARERAHTLEGLAVALANIDEMIELIKSSPNPQEAKVGLLAQTWKAGLVAALLDRADADRSRPDDLSVEFGLADGAYRLSEAQAQAILDLRLHRLTGLEQEKIVNEYKQLLELIDEYLHILGNDVRLMEVIREELEEIRNQYADPRRTEIVQDYSNLSAEDLITEEDMVVTMSHEGYVKTQPLSDYKAQRRGGRGKSATATKENDFVEKLIIANTHDTILCFSSAGKVYWLRVFNLPVASRASRGKPFVNLLPLEEGEKINAMLPVREYSADKYIFMATSSGTVKKTPLPEFERQRSNGKIAIDLNENDTLVGVAITDGQQNVLLFSSDGKAVCFNETDVRSMGRTATGVRGIRLQDGQKVISLIISTEGTVLNITENGYGKRTKLEEFTQHRRGGQGLIAIQTSERNGAVVGAVLVNDTDEIMLITDGGILVRTRVKEISVVGRNTQGVTVIRLDKGERVVGVDRIDGLGDEEDDVEGDIDVEGDIDETDVPADSAESGGEEE
- a CDS encoding dienelactone hydrolase family protein; its protein translation is MAIISNTVSYLDRDTVLEGFFAYDDAIIGQRPVVLIHHAWGGRDRFVADKALKLAELGYLAFATDMYGKGVLGKSPEENATLMQPFIADRAKLQQRLHAALLTVKLMPWADNGRVAAIGFCFGGLCALDLARTGVDIRGVVSFHGLLGAPENLANPRIKAKVLMLHGYDDPMASVEQVSAIQKELTKAGADWQLHSYGHTKHAFTNPVANNPDFGTVYQAVADRRSWQAMQNFLSEIFA
- a CDS encoding low molecular weight protein-tyrosine-phosphatase — translated: MRKIKVLFVCMGNICRSPTAEGVFAHLVTTKNLSERFEIDSAGTHAYHTGDAPDLRAQKAARDRGVELKHLRARKVVSADFEVFDHILVMDDENHAILKEACPVDLSHKIRHFLDYAPHVNQREVPDPYYGGSYGFERVLDMVEAASEGFLQTLQHTGEL